In the Solanum stenotomum isolate F172 unplaced genomic scaffold, ASM1918654v1 scaffold31979, whole genome shotgun sequence genome, one interval contains:
- the LOC125852059 gene encoding wound-induced proteinase inhibitor 1, giving the protein MESKFAHIIVFFLLATSFETLLARKESDGPEVIELLKEFECNGKQRWPELIGVPTKLAKGIIEKENSLITNVQILLNGSPVTLDFRCNRVRLFDNILGDVVEIPVVR; this is encoded by the exons atggagTCAAAGTTTGCTCACatcattgttttctttcttcttgcAACTT ccTTTGAAACTCTCTTGGCACGAAAAGAAAGTGATGGACCAGAAGTCATAGAACTTCTAAAGGAATTTGAATGCAATG gAAAACAAAGGTGGCCAGAACTTATTGGTGTACCAACAAAGCTTGCTAAGGGGATAATTGAGAAGGAAAATTCACTCATAACTAATGTTCAGATACTACTGAATGGTTCTCCAGTCACATTGGACTTTCGTTGTAATCGAGTTCGTCTTTTTGATAACATCTTGGGTGATGTTGTAGAAATCCCTGTGGTTCGTTAA